A single Methylobacterium sp. 17Sr1-1 DNA region contains:
- a CDS encoding DUF4142 domain-containing protein, producing MKKLVALTGLAVALATPAFAQVGGFNGFRSMALMSNAFEVKSSQIALDKSRNPRIREYAREMIRDHRAANVALLGGRENVARGNGDGIGGLVEAPFAIAGGAVGAATGAAAGVVGGTLQGGPVGGLQGLGTGAARGAQVGANAVDFDGDVTTTAATGAIPLGPQQQAMLAELAETPAGPAFDRTYARMQVQAHGMTVASYQAYAQSGPNPALRSYVQQALPVMQHHLAMAQRLPGAR from the coding sequence ATGAAGAAGCTCGTTGCCCTGACCGGCCTCGCCGTTGCTCTCGCGACCCCCGCCTTCGCGCAGGTCGGTGGCTTCAACGGGTTCCGCTCGATGGCGCTGATGTCGAACGCGTTCGAGGTCAAGTCGAGCCAGATCGCCCTCGACAAGTCGCGCAACCCGCGCATCCGCGAGTACGCCCGCGAGATGATCCGCGACCACCGCGCCGCCAACGTCGCCCTGCTCGGCGGCCGTGAGAACGTGGCTCGCGGCAACGGCGACGGCATCGGCGGCCTGGTCGAGGCGCCCTTCGCCATCGCGGGCGGGGCGGTCGGCGCGGCCACCGGTGCGGCGGCCGGCGTGGTCGGTGGCACCCTCCAGGGCGGCCCGGTCGGCGGCCTCCAGGGCCTCGGCACCGGCGCGGCTCGCGGCGCCCAGGTCGGCGCCAACGCGGTCGATTTCGACGGCGACGTGACCACCACGGCGGCCACCGGTGCGATCCCGCTCGGCCCGCAGCAGCAGGCGATGCTCGCCGAACTCGCCGAGACCCCGGCCGGCCCGGCCTTCGACCGCACCTACGCCCGCATGCAGGTGCAGGCCCACGGCATGACCGTCGCCAGCTACCAGGCCTACGCGCAGTCGGGCCCGAACCCGGCCCTGCGCTCCTACGTCCAGCAGGCCCTGCCGGTGATGCAGCATCACCTTGCGATGGCCCAGCGCCTGCCGGGCGCCCGCTGA
- the modC gene encoding molybdenum ABC transporter ATP-binding protein — MIEVAVRHVRGAFALDAAFTAEGRVTALFGRSGSGKSTLVDVIAGLVRPDRGRVVVDGVTLLDTDRGVRVPVHRRRIGYVFQEARLLPHLSVRQNLLFGRWFSRDRSGGRGPAEDPSLEAVADLLGIAPLLDRRPAGLSGGERQRVAIGRALLARPRLLLMDEPLSALDEARKAEILPYVARLRDEARVPIVYVSHAVAEVARLADTVVVLDQGRVAACGPAAEVLRRGALFPGGETGALLHLRVAAHDDVFGLTRLDGPPGRLTVPRLGLPVGAGVRVRVRARDVLVAREAPRSLSARNVLSGTVTAVTPGDGPHARVEIACGAASLVAEVTRLAVHELALAPGLPVVAIVKSVAFDEETIGAVEI, encoded by the coding sequence ATGATCGAGGTCGCGGTCCGGCACGTCCGCGGCGCCTTCGCCCTCGACGCGGCCTTCACCGCCGAGGGGCGGGTCACGGCCCTGTTCGGCCGCTCCGGCTCCGGCAAGTCGACCCTCGTCGACGTGATCGCCGGGCTCGTGCGGCCCGATCGCGGGCGGGTGGTGGTCGACGGCGTCACCCTCCTCGACACGGATCGCGGCGTGCGGGTGCCCGTGCACCGGCGCCGGATCGGCTACGTGTTCCAGGAGGCGCGGCTCCTGCCGCATCTGAGCGTGCGCCAGAACCTGCTGTTCGGGCGCTGGTTCTCCCGCGACCGCTCCGGCGGCAGAGGTCCAGCGGAGGACCCGAGCCTGGAGGCGGTGGCCGATCTCCTGGGCATCGCCCCCCTGCTCGACCGGCGGCCGGCCGGGCTGTCGGGCGGGGAGCGCCAGCGGGTGGCGATCGGCCGGGCGCTGCTGGCGCGCCCGCGGCTCCTCCTGATGGACGAGCCGCTCTCGGCCCTCGACGAGGCGCGCAAGGCCGAGATCCTGCCCTACGTGGCGCGCCTGCGCGACGAGGCGCGGGTGCCGATCGTCTATGTCAGCCATGCGGTCGCCGAGGTCGCGCGCCTCGCCGACACGGTGGTGGTGCTCGATCAGGGCAGGGTCGCGGCCTGCGGCCCCGCCGCCGAGGTCCTGCGCCGGGGCGCCCTCTTCCCGGGCGGCGAGACCGGCGCGCTCCTGCACCTCCGGGTTGCCGCCCACGACGACGTCTTCGGCCTCACCCGCCTCGACGGCCCGCCCGGCCGGCTGACGGTGCCGCGCCTCGGCCTGCCGGTGGGGGCCGGCGTGCGGGTGCGGGTGCGGGCCCGCGACGTGCTGGTGGCGCGCGAGGCGCCGCGCTCCCTGAGCGCCCGCAACGTGCTGTCCGGCACCGTCACCGCCGTGACGCCGGGCGACGGGCCCCATGCCCGGGTCGAGATCGCCTGCGGCGCCGCGAGCCTGGTCGCCGAGGTGACGCGGCTCGCCGTCCACGAGCTCGCCCTGGCGCCGGGCCTGCCGGTGGTGGCGATCGTCAAGAGCGTGGCGTTCGACGAGGAGACGATCGGGGCAGTGGAGATTTGA
- the modB gene encoding molybdate ABC transporter permease subunit — MLFLTPDEWSALRLSLLVASVATLASLAPGLAVAYLLARREFRGRAFLDGLVHLPLILPPVVTGYLLLLAFGRRGWFGAALAEVGIVFSFRWTGAALACAVMGFPLMVRAMRLSLEAVDRKLEQAAGTLGASPASVFLVVTLPLALPGILAGAVLAFAKAMGEFGATITFVSNIPGETQTLPSAIYTLTQVPGGEAGALRLTLVSVALSMAALLASEGLARRARRRLGA, encoded by the coding sequence ATCCTGTTCCTCACCCCCGACGAGTGGAGCGCGCTTCGGCTCAGCCTGCTGGTGGCGAGCGTGGCGACGCTGGCGAGCCTGGCCCCGGGCCTCGCCGTCGCCTACCTCCTCGCCCGCCGGGAGTTCCGTGGCCGGGCCTTCCTCGACGGGCTGGTCCACCTGCCGCTGATCCTGCCGCCGGTGGTGACCGGCTACCTGCTGCTCCTCGCCTTCGGGCGCCGCGGCTGGTTCGGGGCGGCCTTGGCCGAGGTCGGCATCGTGTTCTCGTTCCGCTGGACCGGGGCGGCGCTCGCCTGCGCGGTGATGGGCTTCCCGCTGATGGTACGGGCGATGCGGCTCTCCCTCGAGGCGGTCGATCGCAAGCTCGAACAGGCCGCCGGGACCCTCGGGGCCTCGCCCGCTTCGGTGTTCCTCGTCGTCACGCTGCCGCTCGCCCTGCCGGGGATCCTGGCCGGCGCGGTGCTCGCCTTCGCCAAGGCGATGGGGGAGTTCGGCGCCACCATCACCTTCGTGTCGAACATCCCGGGCGAGACCCAGACCCTTCCCTCCGCGATCTACACCCTGACCCAGGTGCCGGGGGGCGAGGCCGGGGCGCTGCGCCTCACCCTGGTCTCGGTCGCCCTGTCGATGGCGGCCCTCCTCGCCTCGGAGGGGCTGGCCCGGCGGGCGCGGCGGCGGCTGGGCGCATGA
- a CDS encoding glutathione S-transferase N-terminal domain-containing protein, with protein sequence MITFYFNGSPNPTKVALFLEEAELAYEPVAVDTRKGEQFAPEFLKLNPNGKVPAIVDDGTVVFDSNAILLYLAEKTGRFLAPPAERGALLSWLMFVATGIGPFSGQAVHFRHFAPEPVAYANDRYQYEVKRHYGVLDGHLAGREWMVGDAYGIVDMAVWGWSRMLPFVLGEGAFAAFPNVKRHHDAIAARPAAAKAIALKDRFTFKAELDAEARGHMFKHLTPAA encoded by the coding sequence ATGATCACGTTCTACTTCAACGGCTCGCCCAACCCGACCAAGGTCGCGCTCTTCCTGGAAGAGGCGGAGCTCGCTTACGAGCCGGTGGCGGTCGATACCCGCAAGGGCGAGCAGTTCGCGCCCGAGTTCCTGAAGCTCAACCCGAACGGCAAGGTGCCGGCGATCGTCGACGACGGCACGGTGGTGTTCGACTCGAACGCGATCCTGCTCTACCTCGCCGAGAAGACCGGCCGCTTCCTGGCCCCGCCCGCCGAGCGCGGCGCGCTCCTGTCCTGGCTGATGTTCGTGGCGACCGGGATCGGGCCGTTCTCGGGCCAGGCGGTGCATTTCCGCCATTTCGCCCCCGAGCCGGTGGCCTACGCGAACGACCGCTACCAGTACGAGGTGAAGCGCCATTACGGCGTGCTCGACGGTCACCTCGCCGGGCGCGAGTGGATGGTGGGCGACGCCTACGGCATCGTCGACATGGCGGTCTGGGGCTGGTCCCGGATGCTGCCCTTCGTGCTGGGGGAGGGCGCCTTCGCGGCGTTCCCGAACGTGAAGCGCCACCATGACGCGATCGCCGCGCGTCCCGCCGCCGCCAAGGCCATCGCCCTGAAGGACCGCTTCACCTTCAAGGCCGAGCTGGATGCCGAGGCGCGCGGGCACATGTTCAAGCACCTGACGCCGGCGGCCTGA
- a CDS encoding aldolase/citrate lyase family protein, whose product MRSFDNPFKRGLAEGRRQAGLWMTTGSPGITELAAGAGFAWMLIDMEHSPNDLIQVVDHLRAAEGGTAEPVVRVPWNEPVIVKRLLDQGARSLMFPFVQSAEEARRAVAATRYPPHGIRGFAGTSRATGYGLRPDYHARSGDEVCVVVQVETKEALEAAGEIAAVEGVDGVFIGPNDLAASMGHLGQPNAAPVRAAIAAALPRIRGAGKAAGLLNFNEAGARADFEAGFGFVAVAGDAHLLARETQRVAKLFDT is encoded by the coding sequence ATGAGATCCTTCGACAACCCGTTCAAGCGCGGCCTCGCCGAGGGACGCCGCCAGGCCGGCCTGTGGATGACCACCGGCTCGCCCGGCATCACCGAGCTCGCCGCCGGCGCCGGCTTCGCCTGGATGCTGATCGACATGGAGCACTCGCCCAACGACCTGATCCAGGTCGTCGACCATCTGCGGGCGGCCGAGGGTGGCACCGCCGAGCCGGTGGTGCGGGTGCCGTGGAACGAGCCGGTCATCGTCAAGCGCCTGCTCGACCAGGGCGCCCGCTCGCTGATGTTCCCGTTCGTGCAGAGCGCCGAGGAGGCGCGCCGGGCGGTCGCCGCGACGCGCTACCCGCCGCACGGCATCCGGGGCTTCGCCGGCACCTCCCGGGCCACCGGCTACGGGTTGCGGCCCGATTACCACGCCCGCTCGGGCGACGAGGTCTGCGTCGTGGTGCAGGTCGAGACCAAGGAAGCGCTGGAGGCCGCCGGCGAGATCGCCGCGGTCGAGGGCGTCGACGGCGTGTTCATCGGCCCCAACGATCTGGCCGCCAGCATGGGCCATCTCGGACAGCCCAACGCGGCCCCGGTCCGCGCGGCGATCGCCGCCGCCCTGCCGCGGATCCGCGGGGCCGGCAAGGCCGCGGGCCTGCTCAACTTCAACGAGGCCGGCGCCAGGGCCGATTTCGAGGCCGGATTCGGCTTCGTGGCGGTGGCCGGAGACGCGCACCTCCTCGCCCGCGAGACGCAGCGGGTCGCGAAGCTCTTCGATACCTGA
- a CDS encoding alpha/beta hydrolase has protein sequence MTALSFQHRFEPATDSGAVPLLLLHGTGGDEDDLLPLGRALLPGAALLSPRGQVLEGGAPRFFRRLAEGVFDEADVVRRAGDLAGFVTAARAEYGLAAPLAVGFSNGANIAAAVMLLHPGVLAGAVLLRAMVPLSTPPAGRLTGEPVLILSGRMDPIVPADNAARLAAMLKEAGAAVTHEVLPASHGLSQADLVRAKTWLTGRP, from the coding sequence ATGACCGCCCTGTCGTTCCAGCACCGCTTCGAGCCCGCCACGGATTCAGGCGCGGTGCCGCTCCTGCTCCTGCACGGCACCGGGGGCGACGAGGACGACCTCCTGCCCCTCGGCCGGGCGCTGTTGCCCGGGGCGGCCCTGCTGTCGCCCCGGGGCCAGGTGCTGGAGGGCGGCGCGCCGCGCTTCTTCCGCCGCCTCGCCGAGGGCGTGTTCGACGAGGCGGACGTGGTGCGCCGGGCCGGCGACCTCGCCGGCTTCGTCACGGCGGCGCGGGCGGAATACGGCCTCGCGGCGCCGCTCGCCGTCGGCTTCTCGAACGGCGCCAACATCGCCGCCGCCGTGATGTTGCTGCATCCGGGCGTGCTCGCCGGCGCCGTGCTGCTGCGGGCGATGGTGCCGCTCTCTACTCCGCCGGCCGGGCGCCTGACGGGGGAACCGGTGCTGATCCTGTCGGGCCGGATGGATCCGATCGTGCCCGCCGACAACGCCGCGCGCCTCGCCGCGATGCTGAAGGAGGCGGGTGCTGCCGTCACCCACGAGGTGCTGCCCGCCAGCCACGGCCTGTCGCAGGCGGACCTCGTGCGGGCGAAGACCTGGCTGACCGGAAGACCTTAG
- a CDS encoding outer membrane protein assembly factor BamE: protein MPRRFTPSLLRLAAAGLIGLSAAGCVIGEEFRHGYIIDDAAVAQVRPGASAEQVLQLLGTPTTVSTVGNKSWYYISQNTQRPVMFIGERPKDQRVLAVYFNAGFKVERVALYGEQDGKVFDFISRTTPTSGGEQAFLGQLMRGLTKFEPFGNAR, encoded by the coding sequence ATGCCGCGCCGCTTCACACCGTCGCTCCTCCGCCTCGCCGCGGCCGGCCTGATCGGTCTGTCGGCCGCGGGCTGCGTGATCGGCGAAGAGTTCCGGCACGGCTACATCATCGACGATGCCGCCGTCGCCCAGGTGCGGCCCGGCGCCAGCGCCGAGCAGGTGCTCCAGCTCCTCGGCACGCCGACCACCGTCTCCACGGTCGGCAACAAGTCCTGGTACTACATCAGCCAGAACACCCAGCGCCCGGTGATGTTCATCGGCGAGCGCCCGAAGGACCAGCGAGTCCTGGCGGTGTACTTCAACGCCGGCTTCAAGGTCGAGCGCGTCGCGCTCTACGGCGAGCAGGACGGCAAGGTGTTCGACTTCATCTCCCGCACCACGCCGACCAGCGGCGGCGAGCAGGCCTTCCTCGGTCAGCTGATGCGCGGCCTGACCAAGTTCGAGCCGTTCGGCAACGCGCGGTAA
- a CDS encoding ubiquinol-cytochrome C chaperone family protein — MMRNPFRREDARRRAIEALHVRINAGARVPALYLDLGVPDTVEGRFEALCLHVVLVLRHLRRLPAPAADIAQDLVNSVFAQLDSSLRELGVGDMGVSKRMKKLAQAFYGRASAYDAALDAGDRGALAAALARNVLAREEPEAARGLAAYVAAADAGLAATDLDALMATGPVLPDPAGFAAGPA; from the coding sequence ATGATGCGAAACCCCTTCCGCCGCGAGGATGCCCGCCGGCGTGCCATCGAGGCGTTGCACGTGCGGATCAATGCCGGGGCCCGGGTGCCGGCGCTCTACCTCGATCTCGGCGTGCCCGACACGGTGGAGGGCCGGTTCGAGGCCCTGTGCCTGCACGTCGTGCTGGTGCTGCGCCACCTGCGCCGCCTGCCGGCCCCGGCGGCGGACATCGCCCAGGACCTCGTCAACTCGGTCTTCGCGCAGCTCGATTCGTCCCTGCGCGAGCTCGGCGTCGGCGACATGGGCGTCTCGAAGCGGATGAAGAAGCTGGCCCAGGCCTTCTACGGCCGCGCGAGCGCCTACGATGCCGCCCTCGATGCCGGCGACCGCGGCGCGCTCGCGGCGGCGCTCGCCCGCAACGTGCTGGCGCGCGAGGAGCCGGAGGCAGCACGGGGGCTCGCCGCGTACGTGGCGGCGGCCGATGCGGGGCTGGCCGCGACCGACCTCGACGCCCTGATGGCGACGGGCCCGGTCCTGCCCGATCCGGCGGGCTTCGCCGCAGGCCCGGCCTGA
- a CDS encoding DUF177 domain-containing protein yields MTPDSVGPFSRPILVERTLKTGQPVTVEANEEERAALARDFGLPGIARLTGTFRLSGSLHRLQVTGTVEAAVTQTCVVTLEPFDGSVSEEVDVDFAAQDAFAGTPAEDADIPDPIVNGRIDLGSLAAEFLALGLDPYPRKPGVAFEAPAAEEEETPFAALQGLKGKDD; encoded by the coding sequence ATGACCCCCGACAGCGTCGGCCCGTTCTCCCGCCCGATCCTGGTCGAACGCACCCTGAAGACCGGTCAGCCCGTCACCGTCGAGGCGAACGAGGAGGAGCGCGCGGCTTTGGCCCGCGATTTCGGCCTGCCGGGGATCGCGCGGCTCACCGGCACCTTCCGGCTCTCGGGCTCGCTGCACCGGCTCCAGGTCACCGGCACCGTCGAGGCGGCCGTCACGCAGACCTGCGTCGTCACGCTGGAGCCGTTCGACGGTAGCGTGAGCGAGGAGGTCGACGTCGATTTCGCCGCCCAGGACGCCTTCGCGGGTACGCCGGCGGAGGATGCCGACATCCCCGACCCGATCGTCAACGGCCGCATCGACCTCGGCAGCCTGGCCGCCGAGTTCCTGGCGCTCGGCCTCGATCCCTATCCGCGAAAACCCGGCGTCGCCTTCGAGGCACCGGCGGCCGAAGAGGAAGAGACGCCCTTTGCCGCGCTGCAAGGCTTGAAGGGCAAGGACGACTGA
- the plsX gene encoding phosphate acyltransferase PlsX, with protein sequence MSQRVRISLDAMGGDHGPSTVVPGAGLARERHPETTFLMFGDEAVLTPLVAAEPRLKGAVEIRHTTVAVAMDEKPSQAVRSGRGKSSMWKAIQAVRDGEADAAVSAGNTGALMAMSKICLKTMSHIERPAIACLWPTVRGESVVLDVGATIGTDANHLVDMAVMGAAMARIVFDLDRPTVGLLNVGTEEMKGNEAVKEAARMLREGDLAGLAYHGFVEGTDLGRGTVDVVVTEGFTGNIALKTAEGTAKQIAAYLKGAMGRTLMAKIGYLFARGAFRALREKMNPSRANGGVFLGLEGIVIKSHGAADAEGFAAAIDLAYDMARHDLMRTIRERLDATPAQASA encoded by the coding sequence ATGTCCCAGAGAGTGCGCATCTCGCTCGACGCGATGGGCGGCGATCACGGCCCCTCGACGGTCGTGCCCGGTGCGGGGCTCGCCCGCGAGCGCCACCCCGAGACGACCTTCCTGATGTTCGGCGACGAGGCGGTGCTCACTCCCCTGGTCGCGGCCGAGCCGCGCCTGAAGGGAGCGGTCGAGATCCGCCACACCACCGTGGCGGTCGCCATGGACGAGAAGCCGAGCCAGGCGGTGCGCTCGGGCCGCGGCAAGTCGTCGATGTGGAAGGCGATCCAGGCCGTGCGCGACGGCGAGGCCGATGCCGCGGTGTCGGCGGGCAATACCGGCGCGCTGATGGCGATGTCGAAGATCTGCCTCAAGACGATGTCGCACATCGAGCGCCCGGCCATCGCCTGCCTGTGGCCGACGGTGCGCGGCGAGAGCGTGGTGCTCGATGTCGGCGCCACCATCGGCACCGATGCCAACCACCTCGTCGACATGGCGGTGATGGGCGCCGCGATGGCCCGCATCGTGTTCGACCTCGACCGGCCGACGGTGGGGCTCCTCAACGTCGGTACCGAGGAGATGAAGGGCAACGAGGCGGTCAAGGAAGCCGCGCGCATGCTGCGCGAGGGCGACCTGGCGGGGCTCGCCTATCACGGCTTCGTCGAGGGCACCGATCTCGGCCGCGGCACCGTCGACGTGGTGGTGACGGAGGGCTTCACCGGCAACATCGCGCTCAAGACCGCCGAGGGAACCGCCAAGCAGATCGCCGCGTACCTCAAAGGGGCGATGGGCCGGACCCTGATGGCGAAGATCGGCTACCTGTTCGCCCGCGGCGCCTTCCGGGCCCTGCGCGAGAAGATGAACCCGAGCCGGGCCAATGGCGGCGTGTTCCTCGGCCTCGAGGGCATCGTCATCAAGAGCCACGGCGCCGCCGACGCCGAGGGCTTCGCCGCGGCGATCGACCTCGCCTACGACATGGCCCGCCACGACCTGATGCGGACGATCCGGGAGCGCCTCGACGCGACCCCGGCGCAGGCCTCGGCGTGA
- a CDS encoding beta-ketoacyl-ACP synthase III translates to MTRLRSVVRGCGSYLPRTIVTNDDLAARVETSDDWIIQRTGIRQRHISEPDETTSVLGIKAAEAALRDADIDPASIDLVICATSTPDHTFPSTATQIQAGLGIQTGAAFDLQAVCAGFVYAVATADKFLTTGAATRALVVGAETFSRLLDWEDRTTCVLFGDGAGALVLEAQPGEGHSGDRGVLTSQLRADGRHREKLYVDGGPGSTGTTGKLRMVGKEVFRFAVGSVTDVIAQAFEATGTTADDLDWFVPHQANRRIIEASADKLGIAREKVVLTVDRHGNTSAASIPLALDAACRDGRIKRGDLVMIEAIGGGFTWGSALIRW, encoded by the coding sequence ATGACCCGCCTTCGCTCGGTGGTGCGGGGCTGCGGCTCCTACCTGCCGCGGACCATCGTCACCAACGACGACCTCGCCGCCCGGGTCGAGACCTCGGACGACTGGATCATCCAGCGCACCGGCATCCGCCAGCGCCACATCTCCGAGCCCGACGAGACCACCTCGGTGCTCGGCATCAAGGCGGCCGAGGCCGCCTTGCGCGACGCCGACATCGACCCTGCCTCGATCGACCTCGTGATCTGCGCCACCTCGACGCCGGACCACACCTTCCCGTCGACCGCGACGCAGATCCAGGCCGGGCTCGGCATCCAGACGGGGGCCGCCTTCGACCTCCAGGCGGTTTGCGCCGGCTTCGTCTACGCGGTCGCCACCGCCGACAAGTTCCTGACCACCGGTGCGGCCACCCGCGCCCTCGTCGTCGGCGCCGAGACCTTTTCACGGTTGCTCGACTGGGAGGACCGCACCACCTGCGTGCTGTTCGGCGACGGCGCCGGCGCCCTGGTGCTGGAAGCTCAACCCGGCGAGGGCCATTCGGGCGACCGCGGCGTGCTGACGAGTCAGCTCCGGGCCGACGGCCGCCACCGGGAAAAACTCTACGTCGACGGCGGCCCGGGCTCGACCGGCACGACCGGCAAGCTGCGCATGGTCGGCAAGGAGGTGTTTCGGTTCGCCGTCGGCTCGGTCACCGACGTGATCGCGCAGGCCTTCGAGGCGACCGGCACCACCGCCGACGACCTCGACTGGTTCGTGCCGCACCAGGCCAACCGCCGCATCATCGAGGCCTCGGCCGACAAGCTCGGCATCGCCCGCGAGAAGGTGGTGCTCACCGTCGACCGCCACGGCAACACCTCGGCCGCCTCGATCCCGCTGGCGCTCGACGCGGCCTGCCGCGACGGCCGGATCAAGCGCGGCGACCTCGTGATGATCGAGGCGATCGGCGGCGGCTTCACCTGGGGCAGCGCGCTGATCCGCTGGTAG
- a CDS encoding integration host factor subunit alpha — protein sequence MAGKTVTRADLSEAVYQRVGLSRTESAALVETVLSEICGCLSSGETVKLSSFGSFVVRDKGKRVGRNPKTGVEVAIEPRRVMVFKPSNVLKARINGEAAPDDDDS from the coding sequence ATGGCAGGCAAGACGGTCACGCGGGCCGATCTGAGCGAGGCCGTCTACCAGCGGGTCGGCCTGTCGCGGACGGAATCCGCCGCCCTGGTGGAGACCGTGCTGTCGGAGATCTGCGGCTGCCTCTCCTCCGGCGAGACCGTGAAGCTGTCCTCGTTCGGCTCCTTCGTGGTGCGCGACAAGGGCAAGCGGGTCGGCCGCAACCCGAAGACCGGCGTCGAGGTCGCGATCGAGCCGCGCCGGGTGATGGTGTTCAAGCCCTCGAACGTCCTCAAGGCCCGGATCAACGGCGAGGCCGCCCCGGACGACGACGACAGTTGA